The nucleotide window GAAGAGTAAAAAGCCCAATATCTTATCCACATGTGGATAGTTTTCGGGCTTTTTACTCCTATATCTAGTGTTATCCACCGTTTCCTGTGTAGAACTTTCTGCTTTTTGAGTATAACTTAGCTATGTCCTTCTATATTCTTCTCCACGATCTATTTCCGGGCAGCCAGGAAAAGAAACAATGGAATACGCTGCCTGCGCAGATAGGTTTCCTCGTTTACAAAATGAGCACGCTGTGGTGCTGACTCGCGCAAATGTTCCACACGGAACCCCGCTCGTTGCAATGCCATATAGTACGATTCAATGGAACGATGCATCTTTCTCACAGAACCGCCAAGCCACTGCTGCTCACGAAATCCTTCCACAAAATACTGATCAACCACCCAATCGGTTCGAGTCCCGGAGGGTTGCAACGTGGACGTGATCACAGGGTGTTCTACCGAAAATATGAATGTGCCCTTCTCTTTCAAGGTATCGTATATGTTGCGGAACAGGCTGTCCACATCCTCAATATAGTGAATGGCAAGTCTCGATATGACCAGATCATACACTCCCGCCGGGTAGGACCAGTCTTCCATGAACGCTTGCTCGATCCGGGCATTCAATCCTTTTACTGATTCGTTAGCTGCCTGAATCATATTCACCGAACCTTCAATCCCAGTATAGGTTGCACCTTCGCGCTCTCTACTCAGTAATTCTGAGGCGAACCTTGCATCTCCACAACCGAGATCCAATATATTCTTTCCAGCAACGTCTCCGATCAACTCCAGCATTACAGGCTTCTCCAATGTATCATTGGCGTTCTCCTGCCACTTGCGACGTTCCATATACTTTTCGAAATTCGCCTCATTATCGTAAAAGTCTGATCCTCTGCCCTTCATTCCAGTGACCCTCCATTTCGGATAAGCATACTCCTATTTACAGCCTGTAAGAGTATACAG belongs to Paenibacillus sp. FSL H8-0079 and includes:
- a CDS encoding methyltransferase domain-containing protein, producing MKGRGSDFYDNEANFEKYMERRKWQENANDTLEKPVMLELIGDVAGKNILDLGCGDARFASELLSREREGATYTGIEGSVNMIQAANESVKGLNARIEQAFMEDWSYPAGVYDLVISRLAIHYIEDVDSLFRNIYDTLKEKGTFIFSVEHPVITSTLQPSGTRTDWVVDQYFVEGFREQQWLGGSVRKMHRSIESYYMALQRAGFRVEHLRESAPQRAHFVNEETYLRRQRIPLFLFLAARK